A genomic region of Anaerolineales bacterium contains the following coding sequences:
- a CDS encoding ComF family protein, whose translation MVRRLSGRLWGVAAGWLFPPRCVGCNQLGEIWCADCQARVEVLAPPLCPQCSYPLSDPAASCMACERVAFAFSAARAWGRYAGVLRRAILKLKHKRNLALAAQLSRPLAAIYPPDWQADCVLPVPLSARRLAQRGYNPVQLLAAPLAQQLQLPLLTGTLVRSRDTRPQMELQMQQRWANVQDAFGLQGQAVQGQRVLLVDDIMTTGATVQAAARTLLAGGARSVHVLVLARTL comes from the coding sequence ATGGTGCGCAGGCTCTCGGGCCGTCTGTGGGGCGTCGCGGCGGGCTGGCTCTTCCCGCCACGCTGCGTAGGCTGCAATCAACTGGGCGAGATATGGTGTGCTGACTGCCAGGCCCGCGTCGAGGTCTTGGCGCCTCCGCTGTGCCCACAATGTAGTTACCCGCTCAGCGATCCGGCGGCAAGCTGTATGGCCTGTGAGCGCGTAGCATTTGCCTTCAGCGCTGCGCGCGCCTGGGGCCGCTATGCTGGCGTGCTGCGGCGGGCCATCCTCAAGCTCAAACACAAACGCAATCTGGCCCTGGCTGCGCAACTCAGCCGCCCGCTGGCCGCGATCTATCCGCCTGACTGGCAGGCCGACTGTGTGCTGCCCGTGCCGCTCAGCGCGCGCCGGCTAGCGCAGCGCGGGTATAACCCGGTGCAACTGCTGGCGGCACCGCTGGCGCAGCAGTTGCAGTTGCCGCTGCTGACCGGCACGCTGGTGCGTAGCCGCGATACCCGCCCGCAGATGGAATTGCAGATGCAGCAACGCTGGGCGAACGTGCAAGATGCCTTTGGCCTGCAGGGGCAGGCCGTACAGGGGCAGCGCGTCCTGTTGGTGGACGACATTATGACTACCGGGGCCACGGTGCAGGCCGCCGCGCGCACCTTGTTGGCGGGTGGGGCGCGCTCCGTGCATGTCCTCGTGCTGGCGCGAACATTGTGA
- a CDS encoding type II secretion system F family protein, whose translation MMWIALLLLFVVIAGAVALVVLGLRESRGGDTLSRRLAEYAERGEITSLEEIELSQPFMERVVYPAAQRFGELAQRFTPQNAITETRRLLDMAAAPRWLEPTVFLASRLIFGLGLGGLMFFVFSLSPTTSPFALTSLLIIGGSVFIGFFLPNMLLNRSVRRRQTEVTKAMPDAMDLLTICVEAGLGFDAAMRKVVEKWDNDLARAFGRVLQEIQLGKLRREALRDMADRLGVDEINTFVAAVIQSEQLGVSMARVLRVQSDAMRIKRRQRAEENAQKAPVKMLLPMALLIFPTIMIILLGPAILQIMRSGAFF comes from the coding sequence ATGATGTGGATTGCACTGCTCTTGTTGTTCGTCGTGATCGCTGGCGCCGTGGCGCTGGTGGTGCTCGGTTTGCGCGAAAGCCGCGGCGGCGACACTCTGTCTCGCCGCCTGGCGGAGTACGCCGAACGCGGCGAGATCACCAGCCTCGAAGAGATCGAACTTTCGCAGCCCTTCATGGAGCGCGTGGTCTACCCGGCGGCACAACGCTTTGGAGAACTGGCGCAGCGCTTCACCCCGCAAAACGCCATCACCGAAACGCGCCGCCTACTGGATATGGCTGCTGCGCCGCGCTGGCTGGAGCCTACCGTCTTCCTGGCCTCACGCTTGATCTTTGGCCTTGGCCTGGGCGGGTTGATGTTCTTTGTATTCTCGCTGTCGCCTACCACTTCGCCGTTTGCGCTCACCTCATTGCTGATCATCGGTGGCTCTGTATTCATCGGCTTCTTCCTGCCCAACATGCTGCTCAATCGCAGTGTGCGCCGCCGCCAGACCGAAGTGACCAAGGCCATGCCGGATGCGATGGATCTACTCACCATCTGTGTGGAGGCCGGCTTGGGCTTTGATGCCGCCATGCGCAAAGTGGTTGAGAAGTGGGATAACGATCTGGCGCGCGCCTTTGGCCGCGTATTGCAAGAGATCCAGTTGGGCAAGCTGCGCCGCGAGGCGTTGCGCGATATGGCTGACCGCCTGGGAGTGGATGAGATCAACACCTTCGTGGCGGCAGTGATCCAAAGCGAACAGTTGGGCGTTAGCATGGCACGCGTACTGCGCGTGCAGTCCGATGCCATGCGCATCAAGCGCCGCCAGCGCGCCGAGGAAAATGCCCAGAAGGCCCCAGTCAAAATGCTGCTGCCCATGGCATTGCTGATTTTCCCCACCATCATGATCATTTTGCTCGGGCCGGCGATCCTGCAGATCATGCGCTCCGGGGCGTTCTTCTAG
- a CDS encoding type II secretion system F family protein produces MPAWILWTGIIIAIALFGIGLAVTLRSERSLVDKRLEGYLAEKQTKLEDAELSNTKNSALTRWVNERVASTNYGDNISRELARADIKLKSGEYIILMAAASVFTGLFSYFFFDGSWFLALVGLIFGLFIPRFFVGFQQAKRLQKFNDQLPDMLNLMVNGLRTGFSALQAMEAVSRELPSPISDEFRRVVQEMQLGVSMETALDNLQRRITSEDLDLAVTAINIQREVGGNLAEILDTISHTVRERIRIQGEMRAITAQVKYSGRFLALMPLGLGLALWGLNRDYMMEFFKEPVLCGYLMLGVSGIMLAIGYFVLDKSSSVEI; encoded by the coding sequence ATGCCGGCGTGGATCCTTTGGACCGGCATCATCATCGCCATCGCCCTGTTTGGCATTGGCTTGGCGGTGACCCTGCGCAGCGAACGCTCCCTGGTGGACAAGCGCCTGGAAGGCTACCTGGCGGAGAAGCAAACCAAGCTGGAAGATGCCGAGCTGAGCAACACGAAGAACTCGGCGCTGACGCGCTGGGTCAACGAGCGCGTTGCCAGCACCAATTATGGCGACAACATCTCGCGTGAGTTGGCGCGCGCCGACATCAAGCTGAAATCGGGGGAATACATCATCCTGATGGCGGCGGCCAGCGTGTTCACTGGTTTGTTCTCGTATTTCTTCTTTGATGGTTCCTGGTTTCTAGCCCTCGTCGGCCTTATCTTTGGCCTGTTCATCCCGCGCTTCTTCGTCGGCTTCCAGCAGGCCAAGCGCCTGCAGAAATTCAATGACCAGTTGCCGGATATGCTCAACTTGATGGTCAACGGTTTGCGCACCGGCTTTTCGGCGCTGCAGGCGATGGAAGCGGTGAGCCGCGAGCTGCCCTCGCCGATCAGCGATGAATTTCGCCGCGTCGTGCAGGAAATGCAGCTCGGCGTTTCGATGGAAACCGCGCTGGATAACTTGCAGCGCCGCATCACCAGCGAAGATCTCGATCTGGCGGTCACCGCCATCAACATCCAACGTGAGGTGGGTGGCAACCTGGCCGAAATTCTGGATACGATCTCGCACACGGTGCGCGAGCGCATCCGCATTCAGGGTGAGATGCGCGCCATCACCGCTCAGGTCAAATACTCGGGGCGCTTCCTGGCACTGATGCCGCTGGGCCTCGGTTTGGCCCTGTGGGGGCTCAACCGGGACTATATGATGGAATTCTTCAAAGAGCCCGTGTTATGCGGCTACCTCATGCTGGGCGTCTCTGGCATCATGCTGGCGATCGGCTACTTTGTACTGGATAAGTCCAGCTCGGTGGAGATCTAG
- a CDS encoding CpaF family protein gives MDLKTRVQTRLLSELDPALDIKKDEVRRTIQELFEQILLEENTVLSRPERQRLFEQIVAEILGFGPLQPLLDDRSVTEIMVNGYKNVYVERGGKLHRTPITFESDAHVMRIIDRIVAPLGRRVDEASPYVDARLPDGSRVNAVIPPISLVGPALTIRMFSKDPITVDQLVEYGSLTTESVIFLKACVEANLNIVISGGTGSGKTTLLNVLSSFIPSDQRIVTIENAAELQLRQEHVVTLETRPANIEGKGAIDAQQLVVNALRMRPDRIIVGEIRAGEALDMLQAMNTGHEGSMTTAHANGPRDTISRIETMTLMAGYDLPVRAIREQISSAIDLVVHVDRQRDGSRKVVNITEVVGMEGDVITLTDIFQFEQSGFEDGKVIGQLRSTGLRPNFLQRVEDAGIHLPPSIFGVGQRPRY, from the coding sequence ATGGACCTTAAGACACGCGTGCAGACCCGCTTGCTCAGCGAGCTGGATCCCGCCCTCGACATCAAGAAGGATGAGGTGCGCCGCACCATCCAGGAGCTGTTTGAGCAGATCCTGCTGGAGGAGAACACCGTCCTCTCGCGGCCTGAGCGCCAGCGCCTGTTCGAGCAGATCGTGGCCGAGATCCTCGGCTTCGGCCCGCTGCAGCCGCTGCTGGATGACCGCAGCGTCACCGAAATCATGGTCAACGGCTACAAGAACGTCTACGTTGAACGCGGCGGCAAATTGCACCGCACGCCGATCACGTTCGAGAGCGATGCGCACGTCATGCGCATCATCGATCGCATCGTCGCCCCGCTGGGCCGCCGCGTCGATGAAGCCAGCCCGTATGTAGATGCGCGCTTGCCGGACGGCTCGCGCGTCAACGCCGTCATCCCGCCAATCTCCCTGGTGGGGCCGGCGCTCACCATCCGTATGTTCTCCAAAGACCCCATCACGGTCGATCAGTTGGTGGAGTACGGTTCGCTCACCACCGAATCGGTGATCTTCCTCAAAGCCTGTGTGGAAGCTAACCTCAACATCGTGATCTCCGGCGGTACTGGCTCGGGCAAGACCACCTTGCTCAACGTGCTCTCCAGCTTCATTCCCAGTGATCAACGTATCGTCACCATCGAAAACGCGGCGGAATTGCAACTGCGCCAGGAGCATGTGGTCACCCTGGAAACGCGCCCGGCCAACATTGAAGGCAAGGGGGCGATTGACGCCCAGCAACTGGTGGTGAACGCCCTGCGTATGCGCCCTGACCGCATTATCGTGGGTGAAATTCGTGCCGGTGAGGCGCTGGATATGCTCCAGGCGATGAACACCGGCCACGAAGGCTCGATGACCACTGCACATGCCAACGGCCCGCGCGACACCATCTCGCGTATCGAAACGATGACCTTGATGGCCGGCTATGACCTGCCCGTGCGCGCCATCCGCGAGCAGATCTCCTCGGCGATCGATCTGGTGGTACACGTCGACCGCCAGCGCGATGGCTCACGCAAAGTCGTCAACATCACCGAAGTGGTCGGCATGGAAGGCGATGTCATCACCCTCACCGACATCTTCCAATTTGAGCAGAGCGGCTTTGAGGATGGCAAGGTGATCGGCCAACTGCGCTCCACGGGCTTGCGCCCCAACTTCCTGCAACGCGTGGAGGATGCGGGTATTCACCTGCCCCCCAGCATCTTTGGCGTCGGGCAGCGCCCACGGTACTAG
- a CDS encoding response regulator, whose amino-acid sequence MAADEKIRVLIVDDVAETRENIRKLLQFDVQIEVVGASRNGLEGVDLAIETQPDVVLMDINMPDMDGISATEAIRKKVPHTQIVILSVQGDSNYMRRAMLAGARDFLTKPIDVDELTAAIRRAGRVAWNEKEKLASSGFSGPSGSGSGSGTLLPGDQGHVITVFSPKGGTGKTTLTANLAVSMRQQGQTVVAVDGNLQFGDLSFFFNEQGRNNVADLAPRADELDREVVAEVLLRHEASGVHILAAPMRPEQADTVSGEQFGSVVRYLSRMYPYVLVDTGSLLNELTLAALDSASMVVLMITQDIPSIKNARLFLDLAEGVGLSKEQIVLVMNRFDKRRTITPERVRDNFKKEVAAVIPLDEKLVVPAMDRGEPFVLRNSSTPVAKSIADLAGLLIQKLKAQVPSQIEVS is encoded by the coding sequence ATGGCCGCAGACGAAAAAATTCGCGTCTTAATTGTGGATGACGTAGCCGAAACACGCGAGAACATCCGCAAACTGTTACAGTTCGACGTGCAAATCGAAGTGGTGGGCGCCTCGCGCAATGGCTTGGAGGGCGTAGACCTGGCGATCGAAACCCAGCCGGATGTTGTGCTGATGGATATCAACATGCCGGATATGGATGGCATCAGTGCCACCGAGGCCATCCGCAAAAAAGTGCCGCACACCCAGATTGTGATCTTGTCGGTGCAGGGCGATTCGAATTACATGCGCCGCGCCATGTTGGCCGGGGCGCGTGATTTCCTCACCAAGCCCATCGATGTCGATGAGCTTACCGCGGCCATTCGCCGCGCGGGCCGCGTAGCCTGGAATGAGAAAGAGAAGCTTGCCTCCAGCGGCTTCAGCGGCCCGTCCGGATCGGGTAGCGGCAGCGGCACCTTGCTGCCGGGTGACCAGGGCCATGTGATCACCGTGTTTAGCCCCAAGGGCGGCACCGGCAAGACCACGCTGACGGCCAATTTAGCGGTCAGCATGCGCCAGCAGGGCCAAACCGTGGTGGCGGTCGACGGCAACTTGCAGTTCGGCGATCTGTCGTTCTTCTTCAATGAGCAAGGGCGCAACAATGTAGCCGATCTGGCCCCGCGCGCCGATGAGCTTGACCGCGAAGTAGTCGCCGAGGTGTTGCTGCGCCACGAAGCCTCGGGCGTGCACATTCTGGCGGCACCGATGCGCCCAGAGCAGGCCGATACGGTGAGCGGCGAACAATTTGGCTCCGTGGTGCGCTACCTCAGCCGCATGTACCCCTATGTGCTGGTGGATACCGGCTCCCTGTTAAATGAGCTCACCCTGGCGGCGCTGGACAGTGCCAGCATGGTCGTCTTGATGATCACGCAAGACATCCCTTCCATCAAGAATGCCCGCCTGTTCCTTGACCTGGCGGAAGGGGTGGGGCTCTCCAAAGAGCAGATCGTGCTGGTGATGAACCGCTTTGATAAGCGCCGCACCATCACTCCCGAGCGTGTGCGCGACAACTTCAAGAAAGAAGTGGCTGCAGTCATCCCGCTGGATGAAAAGCTGGTGGTGCCCGCCATGGATCGCGGCGAGCCGTTTGTGCTGCGCAATAGCAGCACGCCGGTGGCCAAGAGCATTGCCGATCTGGCTGGGTTGCTGATCCAAAAGCTCAAGGCCCAAGTGCCCAGCCAGATCGAAGTAAGTTAG
- the cpaB gene encoding Flp pilus assembly protein CpaB: MRVGRLLIVLAILVILALVALYAVLNSNAGGSADQPVNTVDIVMVMQPIARGEAITAEQLGLLSYPSDQTIEGMFTDISQVTGRRSRYDLTPGTPLNASMLADDTEVVEQGGSDTALLIPSGMVAFPIPIDRFSSLAYGLRAGDHVNVIATLLLVDLDQSFQTQTPNNTAGILEPGNALMTGGQTSEGQSTASVEANELINVLTAQVVNGGPSAQLGTGFVDEQTGQPFYAVPSESQRPRLVSQTLLQDIVVLHVGNHLYTDSAGNEVKPATASTEIDPNTGQTIEVPVTPDPPDIITLIVTPQDAVTLNYLIYVGAELNLALRPSGDDSLVTTEAVTLEFLLNTYNIPVPSKLPYGLTPRIDTLISPTQQDQLQTLPQQP, encoded by the coding sequence ATGCGTGTAGGAAGACTATTAATCGTGCTGGCCATCCTGGTGATCTTGGCGCTGGTGGCTTTGTATGCCGTGCTCAATTCCAACGCGGGCGGCAGCGCGGATCAGCCGGTCAACACTGTGGATATTGTCATGGTGATGCAGCCGATCGCACGTGGCGAAGCGATCACCGCCGAACAATTGGGCCTGCTCTCCTACCCGAGTGACCAAACCATCGAAGGCATGTTTACCGATATCAGCCAGGTGACCGGCCGCCGTTCACGCTATGACCTGACGCCCGGTACGCCCCTGAATGCCAGCATGCTGGCCGACGACACTGAAGTGGTCGAGCAGGGTGGCTCGGATACCGCGCTGCTGATCCCTTCCGGCATGGTGGCCTTCCCGATCCCCATCGATCGCTTCTCCAGCCTGGCCTATGGCCTGCGCGCCGGTGATCATGTCAACGTCATCGCTACCTTGCTGCTAGTCGACTTGGATCAGAGCTTCCAGACGCAAACCCCCAACAACACCGCCGGCATTCTCGAGCCGGGCAACGCGCTGATGACCGGTGGCCAGACCAGCGAAGGCCAGAGCACCGCCAGCGTGGAGGCTAACGAGCTGATCAATGTGTTGACTGCCCAGGTGGTCAACGGCGGGCCGAGCGCCCAGTTGGGTACAGGCTTCGTTGACGAACAGACCGGCCAGCCCTTCTACGCCGTGCCCTCGGAGAGCCAGCGCCCGCGTCTGGTAAGCCAGACCCTGCTGCAGGATATTGTGGTGCTGCATGTCGGCAACCACCTGTACACCGATAGCGCCGGCAACGAAGTCAAGCCGGCCACCGCCAGCACCGAGATCGACCCGAACACCGGCCAGACGATCGAAGTGCCCGTGACGCCCGACCCGCCTGACATCATCACCCTGATCGTGACCCCGCAGGATGCGGTGACGCTTAACTACCTTATCTACGTGGGCGCCGAGCTCAATCTGGCTTTGCGCCCCAGTGGTGATGACAGCCTGGTGACCACCGAAGCGGTGACCTTGGAATTCCTGCTGAACACCTACAACATTCCGGTGCCCAGCAAGCTGCCGTATGGGTTGACGCCGCGCATTGACACGCTGATTTCGCCCACCCAACAGGATCAACTGCAGACCCTACCGCAACAACCCTAG
- a CDS encoding Flp family type IVb pilin, with protein MFNSQKGQGLVEYALILVLVAIVVIVIVSLLGGSIGNVFSNIIANI; from the coding sequence ATGTTCAACTCTCAAAAGGGTCAAGGGCTCGTAGAATATGCGCTGATCTTGGTGCTCGTCGCCATTGTGGTCATCGTCATCGTGTCCTTGCTCGGCGGATCTATCGGTAACGTATTCAGCAACATCATCGCCAATATCTAA
- a CDS encoding ATP-binding protein: protein MAESQDAVFAGAQTNASAFEELELEITQTQRELAEIDLLLTQSKGELDKLTQRNATITAHLQQIQNQIDDVPAPDIRVAYDAALEAQQRLVVMRGQFEKLHSDKARLERQLQVFTKLREAEASETKPPEGARNTQNSIEVMIQAQEQERQRLSRQMHDGPAQALSNFILQTEIALRLFEIDQEQARQELNSLKAAASSTFQKVRDFIFDLRPMMLDDLGLVPTIKRYADYLAEKMGVDIPVSVSGSERRLEPYLEVVVFRAIQELLSNAALHAQATTVKVQLDISAHQVRASVEDNGRGFDPHAVPAEAELTLKAIRERMDLLGGSFDMDSAAGQGARFAFTVPAEARAPLT from the coding sequence ATGGCTGAGTCTCAAGATGCAGTATTTGCCGGCGCGCAAACCAACGCCTCGGCCTTCGAAGAGCTGGAGCTGGAAATTACCCAGACGCAGCGCGAACTGGCTGAGATCGACCTGCTGCTGACCCAGAGCAAAGGCGAGCTGGACAAGCTGACCCAGCGCAACGCCACCATCACCGCCCACCTGCAGCAAATTCAGAATCAGATCGATGATGTGCCCGCGCCGGATATTCGCGTGGCCTATGACGCCGCGCTGGAGGCGCAGCAGCGCCTGGTGGTGATGCGCGGCCAATTCGAAAAACTACACAGCGACAAGGCCCGCCTGGAGCGCCAGTTGCAGGTGTTTACCAAGCTGCGCGAGGCGGAAGCCAGCGAAACCAAGCCGCCCGAGGGCGCGCGCAATACGCAAAACTCCATCGAAGTGATGATCCAGGCCCAGGAGCAGGAGCGCCAGCGCCTTTCGCGCCAAATGCATGATGGCCCGGCCCAGGCGCTCTCCAACTTCATCCTGCAGACCGAGATCGCCTTGCGCCTCTTCGAGATCGACCAGGAGCAGGCGCGCCAGGAGCTCAATAGCCTCAAGGCGGCCGCCTCCAGCACCTTCCAAAAAGTACGTGACTTCATATTCGATCTGCGGCCGATGATGCTTGATGATCTGGGCTTGGTGCCCACGATCAAACGTTATGCCGATTACCTGGCCGAGAAGATGGGCGTGGATATCCCGGTAAGTGTCAGCGGCTCAGAGCGCCGCCTGGAGCCGTACCTGGAAGTCGTCGTCTTTCGTGCCATTCAGGAGCTGCTGAGCAATGCGGCGCTGCATGCCCAGGCCACCACAGTGAAGGTGCAACTCGATATCAGCGCGCACCAGGTGCGTGCCAGCGTGGAAGACAACGGCCGCGGCTTTGACCCGCACGCCGTGCCCGCCGAGGCCGAGCTGACCCTGAAGGCGATCCGTGAGCGCATGGATTTGCTGGGGGGCAGCTTTGACATGGATAGCGCTGCGGGGCAGGGGGCGCGCTTTGCCTTCACTGTGCCAGCCGAAGCGCGTGCTCCGCTGACCTGA
- a CDS encoding response regulator transcription factor → MPTISVVVVEDHPIFRQGLVDAFAVEDDIQIVGQAAEGHAGLALIKQLAPDVAVVDVNLPNINGQQLTRHLKTEKKNATRVVLLTAYDDSSQVVHAMAAGAAAYCVKDIDPSKLVDIVRAVAQGGFVVGEQVLDQPSLQRWLGERSELSGRVYSDPGEPFEPLSGREMEVLECVTRGMSNKEIATHLDISHQTVKNHVTAVLRKLNVEDRTQAAVYALRRGWVRLYENEKHVQE, encoded by the coding sequence ATGCCAACGATCAGTGTAGTGGTGGTAGAAGACCACCCCATTTTTAGACAAGGGCTGGTAGATGCCTTTGCTGTTGAAGACGACATTCAAATTGTGGGGCAGGCGGCCGAAGGGCATGCAGGCTTGGCGCTGATCAAGCAACTGGCGCCGGATGTGGCCGTGGTGGATGTCAACCTGCCCAATATCAACGGCCAACAGCTCACCCGCCATCTGAAAACTGAAAAAAAGAATGCCACCCGCGTGGTGCTGCTCACCGCTTACGATGACAGCTCGCAGGTGGTGCACGCCATGGCCGCCGGCGCGGCAGCCTACTGCGTGAAGGATATTGACCCCTCGAAACTGGTGGATATTGTGCGTGCCGTGGCCCAAGGCGGCTTCGTGGTCGGCGAGCAAGTGCTCGACCAGCCCAGCCTGCAACGCTGGCTGGGCGAGCGCAGCGAGCTCTCCGGCCGGGTCTATAGTGACCCCGGCGAGCCGTTCGAGCCGCTCTCCGGCCGCGAGATGGAAGTGCTCGAATGCGTTACCCGTGGCATGAGCAACAAAGAGATCGCGACCCATCTCGATATCAGCCATCAGACCGTTAAGAATCATGTGACTGCGGTGCTGCGTAAACTCAACGTGGAAGATCGCACCCAGGCGGCCGTCTACGCCTTGCGGCGTGGCTGGGTAAGATTGTACGAGAATGAAAAACACGTTCAGGAGTGA
- a CDS encoding DUF2029 domain-containing protein yields MKTPIAWPRLAAGLALLALLGVALNVVNLRFTRTSPGGNDFLPRWVGTRMFLTEGDSPYSAATTAAIHDRMYGRAAEADEDQALFAYPFYSMLVFAPFALVPDYPLARALWITAQEMALAATVLAALALTGWRPGRWPLVAVLVFAMVWFHSAKPLVDGNASILVTLFVTLGLWALRRGRDGAAGLLLALSTIKPQMVALLLLFTLSWALSQKRRGVVVSFVLSLLALVGISTALEPQWLAQNLLQLLAYTGYTPPGTLLGAFTQWWGDAGHTAGLLVSAALGLLLFYEWVNASQQPFDWFLWTACVTLVLSPLVGLPSTSSNHVILLPVIIWLLALWQRRTRQVHATWFFLPVLFVGLWALFLATLPQEQTQFREHLSLLLAAPVFLLLNLYWLRWWLLHRRGVAA; encoded by the coding sequence ATGAAAACACCTATAGCCTGGCCGCGGCTGGCGGCGGGCCTGGCGCTGCTGGCGCTGCTCGGCGTGGCTCTAAACGTGGTGAACTTGCGCTTCACGCGCACCAGCCCCGGCGGCAATGATTTTTTGCCGCGCTGGGTGGGCACGCGCATGTTCCTCACCGAGGGCGATAGTCCGTACAGCGCCGCCACCACCGCGGCGATCCACGACCGTATGTATGGGCGGGCCGCCGAGGCCGATGAGGACCAGGCGCTGTTTGCGTATCCGTTCTACTCCATGTTGGTCTTTGCGCCGTTTGCGCTGGTACCCGATTATCCGTTGGCGCGCGCCCTGTGGATCACCGCTCAGGAGATGGCGCTGGCCGCTACGGTGCTCGCCGCGCTGGCGCTCACCGGCTGGCGCCCCGGGCGCTGGCCGCTGGTGGCCGTGCTGGTGTTTGCCATGGTGTGGTTTCACAGTGCCAAGCCCCTGGTGGATGGCAACGCTTCGATCCTGGTGACTTTGTTCGTCACCCTGGGATTGTGGGCGTTGCGCCGCGGACGTGATGGTGCCGCCGGGCTGCTCTTGGCGCTCAGCACGATCAAGCCGCAAATGGTGGCGCTCTTGCTCCTGTTTACCCTCAGTTGGGCGTTGTCACAAAAACGCCGCGGCGTTGTGGTGTCTTTTGTGCTTAGCCTGCTGGCACTGGTGGGCATCAGCACCGCGCTGGAGCCCCAATGGCTGGCGCAGAACCTGTTGCAACTCCTCGCCTACACTGGCTACACCCCGCCCGGCACGCTATTGGGGGCCTTCACGCAATGGTGGGGGGATGCCGGCCATACAGCGGGGCTGCTGGTAAGTGCCGCGCTGGGCTTGCTCCTATTCTATGAATGGGTCAATGCCAGCCAACAGCCCTTCGATTGGTTTTTGTGGACGGCTTGCGTGACGCTGGTGCTTAGCCCCTTGGTCGGCCTGCCCTCCACCAGCTCCAACCATGTCATCTTGTTACCGGTGATCATTTGGTTGCTGGCCTTGTGGCAGCGGCGTACGCGCCAGGTGCACGCCACCTGGTTCTTTTTACCGGTGCTGTTTGTGGGGCTATGGGCATTGTTCTTAGCTACCTTGCCGCAGGAGCAAACCCAGTTTCGTGAACATCTTAGTTTGCTATTGGCCGCGCCGGTATTTTTGCTGCTGAATTTGTATTGGTTGCGCTGGTGGTTGCTGCACCGGCGTGGGGTGGCGGCATGA
- a CDS encoding class I SAM-dependent methyltransferase, with protein MSAASFAQPRTRGRGLLEPYLARWRAAKANALIPAALRQGAILDIGCGRHSYFLATTAFKHKFALDQLPPLEPDTQIEWLVRDLNEDAHLPFEDGQMSVITLLAVAEHLHPHSLASLLREAHRALHPGGRLILTTPAGWTAGLLAAMARYGLLSRVEIDEHVVAYTPQRLRQQLEEAGFAARQIQQGSFELGMNLWAQAER; from the coding sequence ATGAGCGCGGCATCATTCGCCCAGCCACGCACGCGCGGCCGTGGGCTGCTTGAGCCGTATCTGGCGCGTTGGCGCGCCGCCAAGGCCAATGCGCTCATTCCCGCGGCCTTGCGCCAAGGCGCCATTTTAGATATCGGCTGTGGCCGCCACAGTTATTTTCTCGCCACCACCGCCTTCAAGCACAAATTTGCCCTCGACCAATTGCCACCGCTTGAGCCGGATACTCAGATCGAATGGCTGGTGCGCGATTTGAATGAAGATGCCCACTTGCCTTTCGAGGACGGCCAAATGAGCGTGATCACTTTGCTGGCAGTGGCGGAGCACCTCCATCCGCACAGCCTGGCCAGCCTGCTGCGCGAGGCGCACCGCGCCCTGCATCCTGGCGGCCGGCTGATCCTCACCACGCCGGCCGGCTGGACCGCAGGGCTGCTGGCGGCGATGGCGCGCTACGGCTTGCTCAGCCGCGTGGAGATCGACGAGCACGTGGTTGCCTACACGCCGCAACGGCTGCGCCAGCAGTTAGAGGAGGCTGGGTTTGCCGCGCGGCAGATCCAGCAGGGCAGTTTTGAGTTGGGCATGAATCTATGGGCCCAGGCCGAACGATGA
- a CDS encoding PadR family transcriptional regulator, which translates to MAETDAKLAPLRKGLLEYLLLVIVSAGKVYAADILQRLSTTDFATQEGTLYPLLSKLRREGLLDYEWHESEAGPPRKYYTLTPAGRKQLAEFHAYWGQLTTLIDTLGERK; encoded by the coding sequence ATGGCTGAGACAGACGCAAAACTCGCACCGCTACGCAAAGGCTTGCTGGAATACCTGTTGCTGGTGATCGTTTCCGCTGGCAAGGTCTACGCCGCCGATATCCTGCAGCGCCTGAGCACGACCGACTTTGCCACCCAGGAAGGCACGCTGTACCCGCTGCTGAGCAAACTACGCCGCGAAGGTTTGCTCGACTACGAGTGGCACGAATCGGAGGCCGGCCCGCCACGCAAGTACTACACCCTTACCCCCGCCGGGCGCAAGCAACTGGCCGAGTTCCATGCCTACTGGGGGCAACTGACCACGCTGATCGACACCTTAGGAGAACGAAAGTGA